A single genomic interval of Rhizobium leguminosarum bv. trifolii WSM1325 harbors:
- a CDS encoding conserved hypothetical protein (KEGG: rec:RHECIAT_CH0000341 hypothetical protein): MKLNTFRAAVLAIAPAALLALPAHAATDAASVVKHYADVAHAKYEDSLTTAKALDAAIDAFLKAPTDATLKAAREAWIKARVPYQQTEVYRFGNPIVDDWEGKVNAWPLDEGLIDYVDASYGTESDENSLYVANVIANKTIKIDGKDVDASKLTPEFLSGTLAEAGGIEANVATGYHAIEFLLWGQDLNGTGPGAGDRPATDYDLKNCTHGNCDRRAEYLKSASTLLVTDLQEMTDNWTPDGAATKNVEADPKAGLVAILTGMGSLSYGELAGERMKLGLLLHDPEEEHDCFSDNTYNSHLNDAIGIAAAYTGNYTRVDGTKLSGPSLHDLVAAKDKALDAEVEGKLNKTLDAMNAMAKRGETVEKYDQMIGEGNKEGNAVVQAAIDGLIDQTKSVQRVIAALDLGTVQLEGSDSLDNPNAVFK, from the coding sequence ATGAAGCTCAACACATTCCGCGCAGCCGTGCTGGCGATTGCCCCCGCCGCCCTGCTCGCCCTTCCTGCGCATGCCGCGACCGATGCTGCTAGCGTGGTGAAACACTATGCCGACGTGGCGCATGCAAAATACGAAGACTCGCTGACGACGGCCAAGGCGCTCGACGCCGCGATCGACGCCTTCCTGAAGGCGCCGACTGATGCGACGCTCAAGGCCGCCAGGGAGGCCTGGATCAAGGCGCGCGTCCCCTACCAGCAGACGGAAGTCTATCGCTTCGGCAATCCGATCGTCGACGACTGGGAAGGCAAGGTCAATGCGTGGCCGCTCGATGAAGGCCTGATCGACTATGTCGATGCTTCCTACGGCACCGAGAGCGACGAAAATTCTCTCTATGTGGCAAATGTCATCGCCAACAAGACGATCAAGATCGACGGCAAGGATGTCGACGCCTCCAAGCTGACGCCGGAATTCCTCTCCGGCACGCTGGCTGAGGCCGGCGGCATCGAAGCCAATGTCGCGACCGGCTATCACGCCATCGAATTCCTGCTCTGGGGTCAGGATCTGAACGGCACGGGTCCCGGCGCCGGCGACCGTCCGGCAACCGATTACGACCTCAAGAACTGCACGCACGGCAATTGCGACCGCCGCGCCGAATATCTGAAGTCCGCCTCCACGCTGCTCGTTACCGACCTGCAGGAAATGACCGACAACTGGACGCCGGACGGCGCTGCGACGAAGAACGTCGAAGCCGATCCGAAGGCCGGCCTCGTCGCGATCCTGACGGGCATGGGTTCGCTTTCCTACGGCGAGCTTGCCGGCGAGCGCATGAAGCTCGGCCTGCTGCTGCACGATCCCGAGGAAGAGCATGATTGCTTCTCGGACAATACCTACAACTCGCATCTCAACGACGCGATCGGGATCGCTGCTGCCTATACCGGCAACTATACCCGCGTCGACGGCACCAAGCTCAGCGGCCCGTCGCTGCATGATCTGGTGGCCGCCAAGGACAAGGCGCTCGATGCCGAAGTGGAAGGCAAGCTCAACAAGACGCTCGATGCGATGAATGCCATGGCAAAGCGCGGCGAGACCGTCGAGAAGTACGACCAGATGATCGGCGAAGGCAACAAGGAAGGCAATGCCGTCGTTCAGGCCGCCATTGACGGCCTGATCGATCAGACGAAATCCGTGCAGCGCGTTATTGCCGCACTCGATCTCGGTACGGTTCAGCTTGAAGGTTCCGACAGCTTGGATAATCCTAACGCCGTCTTCAAATAA
- a CDS encoding NAD-dependent epimerase/dehydratase (PFAM: NAD-dependent epimerase/dehydratase~KEGG: rec:RHECIAT_CH0000345 putative nucleoside-diphosphate-sugar epimerase protein), which produces MHVMIFGCGYSGTAIAKAFAGDDVRVSGTTRSPDKMEALRRNGIEAFLFDGESMEAGLRRALTGVTHLVQSIAPGRADPLLRLLDKDGARLLPKLEWIGYLSTVGVYGDHQGAWVSEETPCLPVSGRSTERLEAEEGWLAMGRERGVPAAVLRLSGIYGPGRNAFCNLDKGTARRLIKKDQVFNRIRVEDIGASTRFLSERGLGGIYNVTDDRPGPPQDVIVEAARLMGVEPPPEQAFETAELTPMARTFYGENKRVSNAKLKAAGFAFSFPNYPMSLAQLWRDGRWWGE; this is translated from the coding sequence ATGCATGTGATGATTTTTGGCTGCGGCTATTCCGGCACGGCAATCGCCAAGGCCTTTGCCGGCGACGACGTGCGGGTTTCCGGCACCACGCGCTCACCTGACAAGATGGAGGCGCTCCGCCGGAACGGCATCGAAGCTTTCCTTTTCGACGGCGAGAGCATGGAAGCGGGGCTGCGGCGGGCTTTGACTGGTGTAACGCATCTGGTCCAGTCGATCGCCCCTGGAAGAGCCGACCCGCTGCTGCGGCTGCTTGATAAAGACGGCGCACGCCTGCTGCCGAAGCTCGAATGGATCGGTTATCTCTCCACGGTCGGCGTCTATGGCGATCACCAGGGCGCCTGGGTGAGTGAGGAAACGCCGTGCCTGCCCGTTTCCGGACGGTCGACCGAGCGGCTCGAGGCGGAAGAGGGCTGGCTGGCGATGGGCCGGGAGCGCGGCGTGCCGGCGGCGGTGCTGCGCCTTTCCGGCATCTATGGGCCGGGCCGCAACGCCTTCTGCAATCTGGACAAGGGCACGGCGCGACGGCTGATCAAGAAGGACCAGGTGTTCAACCGCATCCGCGTCGAAGATATTGGTGCTTCGACACGCTTCCTGTCGGAGCGCGGCCTCGGCGGCATCTATAATGTCACCGACGACCGGCCCGGCCCCCCGCAGGATGTGATCGTTGAGGCAGCCCGCCTGATGGGCGTCGAACCGCCGCCGGAGCAGGCGTTCGAGACCGCCGAATTGACGCCGATGGCGCGCACCTTTTACGGCGAGAACAAACGGGTTTCGAATGCGAAACTGAAGGCCGCCGGCTTCGCATTCTCCTTCCCGAACTATCCCATGTCGCTTGCGCAATTGTGGCGGGATGGACGCTGGTGGGGGGAGTAG
- a CDS encoding rare lipoprotein A (TIGRFAM: rare lipoprotein A~PFAM: Rare lipoprotein A~KEGG: rec:RHECIAT_CH0000343 probable rare lipoprotein A protein), which translates to MKNIRRSIVAAVTIAACSSMLPAEGFAGNGCGGASWYALRSKTASGERMNPAILTAAHRSLAFGTKVKVTNRNNGRTVVVRINDRGPFIRGRVIDLSRAAAQNIGMVSSGTAKVCYQVVS; encoded by the coding sequence TTGAAGAACATACGTCGTTCTATTGTCGCCGCTGTAACTATTGCAGCCTGTTCTTCCATGCTTCCGGCGGAAGGTTTTGCTGGCAATGGTTGTGGCGGTGCTTCATGGTACGCACTTCGCTCCAAAACTGCTTCCGGGGAACGTATGAACCCTGCCATCTTGACTGCCGCACATCGTTCGCTTGCTTTCGGCACCAAGGTGAAGGTCACCAACCGCAACAATGGCCGCACCGTCGTCGTTCGTATCAACGATCGTGGTCCGTTCATCCGTGGTCGTGTGATCGACCTGTCGCGCGCCGCCGCGCAGAATATCGGCATGGTGAGCTCCGGCACTGCGAAGGTCTGCTACCAGGTCGTCAGCTGA
- a CDS encoding thioesterase superfamily protein (PFAM: thioesterase superfamily protein~KEGG: rec:RHECIAT_CH0000336 putative phenylacetic acid degradation protein), with protein MSETDRGDFRARIRRNFARQAAMETIGAELTRVEHGVVEIELPFDVKLTQQHGILHAGIISAALDSACGFAAYSVIDPEASILTIEFKVNLMSPGRGDRFLFRGEITKPGSTIIVADGRGYAISDGPAKLIASMTGTMMVIRGREGITG; from the coding sequence ATGAGCGAGACTGACAGGGGCGATTTCCGCGCGCGAATCCGCCGTAATTTTGCGCGGCAGGCGGCGATGGAAACGATCGGCGCGGAGCTGACGCGCGTCGAGCACGGCGTCGTGGAGATCGAGCTACCCTTCGACGTCAAACTGACACAGCAGCACGGCATCCTGCATGCGGGCATCATTTCCGCAGCGCTCGATTCGGCCTGCGGCTTTGCCGCCTATAGCGTCATCGACCCGGAAGCCTCGATCCTGACGATCGAGTTCAAGGTCAATCTCATGTCGCCGGGGCGGGGCGATCGTTTCCTGTTTCGCGGGGAAATCACCAAACCCGGCTCCACCATCATCGTCGCCGACGGACGAGGCTACGCGATCAGCGACGGGCCGGCGAAACTCATCGCCTCCATGACCGGAACGATGATGGTGATCCGCGGTAGAGAGGGCATTACGGGATGA
- a CDS encoding conserved hypothetical protein (KEGG: rec:RHECIAT_CH0000339 hypothetical protein) has product MRLWHPLLCLTLIGLATSAVAQTATPPAGLNEDAVPAVMQRAVDEVIRPGYRNMQQSAARLTTAMKDLCADGTQQTLDKAKSTFDDTIRYWSIIEIVQTGPVIQDNLFEHILFYPDRKGVGLKQVQALIAKADPKDATVDAIAGKSVALQGLTALEYVLYGNGSDDLVGQKGSFRCLYGEAVAGNIQREAGEVVAAWEKPDGVQASWKHPGPQSNDFMDNKEAVTALLGILVHGAENVRDQRLEQFYKGKDTAPRPRMAIYWRSKNTWKSMAANLEGLRTLWQKAGMAELLPPDKQPIAAAIDEDFKSLLDSVPKLNPDIDVATSDAEKAKLDTLLAESRDLITRISDEYGAAIGLSAGFSFSDGD; this is encoded by the coding sequence ATGCGCCTTTGGCACCCCCTGCTCTGCCTTACTCTGATCGGCCTCGCGACATCAGCGGTCGCCCAGACGGCCACTCCCCCGGCAGGGCTGAACGAGGATGCCGTTCCCGCCGTCATGCAGCGCGCCGTCGACGAGGTGATCCGTCCCGGCTATCGCAACATGCAACAATCGGCCGCTCGGCTGACTACGGCGATGAAGGATCTTTGCGCCGACGGCACGCAGCAGACGCTCGACAAGGCGAAGTCCACCTTCGACGACACGATCCGCTATTGGTCGATCATCGAGATCGTGCAGACCGGCCCTGTTATCCAGGACAATCTCTTCGAGCACATCCTGTTTTATCCCGACCGCAAGGGCGTCGGCCTCAAGCAGGTGCAGGCGCTGATCGCCAAGGCCGACCCGAAGGATGCGACGGTCGATGCGATCGCCGGCAAGAGTGTTGCGTTGCAAGGCCTGACGGCGCTGGAATACGTCCTTTATGGCAATGGCTCCGACGATCTCGTCGGGCAGAAGGGCAGTTTCCGCTGCCTTTACGGCGAGGCGGTCGCCGGCAATATCCAGCGTGAGGCCGGCGAAGTCGTCGCCGCCTGGGAAAAGCCCGATGGCGTGCAGGCGAGCTGGAAACATCCGGGCCCGCAGAGCAACGATTTCATGGACAACAAGGAAGCGGTGACCGCGCTGCTCGGCATTCTGGTCCATGGCGCCGAGAATGTCCGCGACCAGCGGCTGGAGCAGTTCTACAAGGGCAAGGACACCGCGCCACGGCCGCGCATGGCGATCTACTGGCGCTCCAAAAATACCTGGAAATCGATGGCCGCCAATCTGGAGGGCCTGCGCACGCTCTGGCAGAAGGCCGGCATGGCCGAACTTCTGCCACCGGACAAACAGCCGATCGCCGCCGCGATCGACGAGGACTTCAAATCGCTGCTCGACAGCGTGCCGAAGCTCAATCCCGACATCGACGTCGCCACAAGCGATGCGGAGAAGGCCAAGCTCGATACGCTGCTTGCCGAAAGCCGCGACCTGATCACCCGGATCAGCGACGAATATGGCGCGGCGATTGGCCTTTCGGCCGGCTTTTCCTTTTCGGACGGAGACTGA
- a CDS encoding conserved hypothetical protein (KEGG: rec:RHECIAT_CH0000337 hypothetical protein) — protein sequence MTTISQSVRNFETWLAVELGDDLVKDDLREKHEKMRSGDFVFLRATYWRWCEIILDICPELKGAPEILAIGDTHLENFGTWRDIEGRLVWGVNDFDDAAVMPYAFDLVRLAASAVLARGDDGPSVRMIGELILSGYRRGLENPLPVILERDHKWLRKALLLPNSERREFWEKYEMLLPGSKPPPSAYTKALADALPSGAGPFVPKPRSGGTGSLGRLRFVAYAEWQGGPVLREAKALLPSAWSLRHNPQDMAIHAEEIANGRARSADPHYRVSGRILVRRLSPNSCKVEVDRHPEILLSPTMLELMGFEIANCHSDDAAAVAAILKDLAARGNEWLHEAARAAASSVSAEQKAYSRAS from the coding sequence ATGACGACGATATCGCAATCGGTCCGCAATTTCGAGACCTGGCTGGCCGTCGAACTCGGCGACGATCTCGTCAAGGACGATCTCCGGGAAAAGCACGAGAAGATGCGAAGTGGCGATTTCGTCTTCCTGCGCGCCACCTACTGGCGCTGGTGCGAGATCATCCTCGATATCTGCCCGGAACTTAAAGGCGCGCCTGAGATATTGGCGATCGGCGATACGCATCTGGAGAATTTCGGTACCTGGCGCGATATCGAGGGCCGGCTCGTCTGGGGTGTCAATGATTTCGACGACGCGGCGGTGATGCCCTATGCATTTGATCTCGTTCGCCTTGCGGCAAGCGCTGTCCTGGCCCGCGGCGACGACGGTCCCTCGGTTCGCATGATCGGCGAATTGATCTTGAGCGGCTATCGCCGGGGCCTTGAAAATCCGTTGCCCGTCATCCTCGAGCGCGACCACAAATGGCTGCGCAAGGCGCTGCTGCTGCCGAATTCCGAACGCCGAGAATTCTGGGAGAAATACGAGATGTTGCTTCCCGGCAGCAAGCCGCCACCATCAGCCTACACCAAGGCGCTCGCAGACGCGCTGCCGTCCGGGGCAGGACCCTTCGTGCCGAAGCCGCGCAGCGGCGGCACCGGCAGTCTCGGTCGGCTGCGTTTCGTCGCCTATGCCGAATGGCAGGGTGGGCCGGTGCTGCGCGAGGCGAAGGCGCTGCTGCCGTCCGCCTGGTCGCTTCGCCACAACCCGCAGGACATGGCGATCCATGCGGAAGAGATCGCCAACGGGCGGGCGCGCTCAGCCGATCCGCACTACCGGGTCTCCGGCCGCATCCTCGTGCGCCGGCTCTCACCGAACAGCTGCAAGGTCGAAGTCGACCGGCATCCCGAGATCCTGCTTTCGCCGACGATGCTCGAACTGATGGGCTTCGAGATCGCCAATTGCCATTCCGACGATGCGGCGGCCGTTGCGGCGATCCTGAAGGATTTGGCGGCGCGGGGAAACGAATGGCTGCATGAGGCGGCAAGGGCCGCGGCATCGAGCGTCAGCGCCGAGCAGAAAGCCTATTCGCGTGCCAGCTAA
- a CDS encoding methylthioadenosine nucleosidase/adenosylhomocysteine nucleosidase protein (KEGG: rec:RHECIAT_CH0000335 methylthioadenosine nucleosidase/adenosylhomocysteine nucleosidase protein), which translates to MKFELKSVAGKSILFVMAAEAEYGPFLRSRIEPLMTGVGPVEAAIALSKTLARLDAVDDLPDLVVSLGSAGSAKLEQTEIYQVTSVSYRDMDASPLGFEKGKTPFLDLPATLDLPLRIPGIAEASLSTGGNIISGAAYTGIDADMVDMETYAVLRACQGYKLPLIGLRGISDGAVELQHISGWTEYLHIVDRKLSYGVDSLFTALEDGVFWF; encoded by the coding sequence ATGAAGTTCGAACTGAAATCGGTCGCGGGGAAATCCATCCTTTTCGTCATGGCGGCGGAGGCCGAATACGGCCCCTTCCTGCGTTCGCGCATCGAACCTTTGATGACCGGCGTCGGCCCGGTCGAGGCAGCCATCGCGCTGAGCAAGACATTGGCGCGGCTGGATGCCGTCGACGACCTGCCCGATCTCGTCGTGTCTCTCGGCTCGGCCGGTTCGGCGAAACTGGAGCAGACCGAAATCTATCAGGTGACTTCGGTTTCCTACCGCGACATGGACGCTTCGCCGCTCGGCTTCGAAAAGGGCAAGACACCCTTCCTCGACCTGCCAGCAACGCTCGATCTGCCGCTGCGCATTCCCGGCATTGCCGAAGCAAGTCTTTCCACCGGCGGCAACATCATCTCGGGCGCCGCCTATACCGGCATCGACGCCGACATGGTCGACATGGAGACCTATGCGGTGCTGCGCGCCTGCCAGGGCTACAAGCTGCCGCTGATCGGCCTTCGCGGCATTTCCGACGGCGCCGTCGAGCTGCAGCATATTTCGGGCTGGACCGAATATCTGCACATCGTCGACCGCAAGCTCTCCTACGGCGTCGACAGCCTGTTCACGGCGCTGGAGGATGGGGTTTTCTGGTTCTGA
- a CDS encoding conserved hypothetical protein (PFAM: conserved hypothetical protein~KEGG: rec:RHECIAT_CH0000338 hypothetical protein) gives MMQSAAIDRRSFVKAAGLSFLATLTPRSLMALERTDAVYASGIRAADGSFAIATVTERGEIVDQVALPARAHGMAFSASTGKTVAFARRPGTYAMIFDPWNKSEPIVINSREDRHFYGHGAFSPDGRLLYASENDFDGNRGMIGLYDATDRFTRIGEFETYGIGPHDMTVSDDGRLLIVANGGIETHPDFGRAKLNLGEMQPSLALIDAATGALVEKHVLPAEWAELSTRHVDLDGAGRIWFACQYEGHRKDLPPLVGHFAKGEDLTFIDLPEETTRRLANYVGAIAVNRSEGLVGIASPKGGASVTIDARTGKMLAETSVPDAAGIAPARSGFAVSSYDGDFLSTRSDVAWDQHIVRI, from the coding sequence ATGATGCAAAGTGCCGCGATCGACCGACGCAGCTTCGTCAAGGCGGCGGGGCTCAGCTTCCTTGCCACCTTGACGCCAAGGTCGCTGATGGCGCTGGAGAGGACCGATGCGGTCTATGCCTCGGGCATCCGGGCAGCCGACGGCTCCTTTGCCATTGCGACCGTGACCGAGCGCGGCGAGATCGTCGATCAGGTGGCGCTTCCCGCCCGCGCCCACGGCATGGCCTTCAGCGCCAGTACCGGCAAGACGGTCGCCTTCGCGCGCCGGCCCGGCACCTATGCGATGATCTTCGATCCCTGGAACAAAAGCGAGCCGATCGTCATCAACTCCAGGGAGGACCGGCATTTTTACGGTCACGGCGCCTTCTCTCCTGACGGCCGTTTGCTCTACGCCAGCGAGAACGACTTCGACGGCAATCGCGGCATGATCGGCCTCTACGACGCCACCGACCGCTTCACCCGCATCGGCGAATTCGAAACCTACGGCATCGGTCCGCACGACATGACGGTGTCCGACGACGGACGCCTGCTCATCGTTGCCAATGGCGGCATCGAGACGCATCCGGATTTCGGCCGCGCCAAGCTCAATCTCGGAGAGATGCAGCCGTCGCTTGCGCTGATCGATGCGGCAACAGGTGCGCTGGTCGAAAAACATGTGCTGCCGGCGGAATGGGCAGAACTCTCCACCCGCCATGTCGATCTCGACGGCGCGGGCCGCATCTGGTTCGCCTGCCAGTATGAAGGCCACCGCAAGGATTTGCCGCCGCTTGTCGGCCACTTCGCCAAGGGGGAGGATCTTACCTTCATCGACCTGCCGGAGGAGACCACGCGCAGGCTTGCCAATTACGTCGGGGCGATCGCCGTCAATCGCAGCGAAGGTCTCGTCGGCATCGCCTCGCCGAAGGGCGGCGCCTCGGTGACCATCGATGCAAGGACGGGCAAGATGCTGGCCGAGACTTCCGTTCCCGATGCAGCAGGCATCGCCCCGGCAAGAAGCGGCTTTGCCGTCTCCTCCTATGACGGCGATTTCCTGTCGACCCGCAGTGACGTCGCCTGGGATCAGCACATCGTGCGGATCTAA
- a CDS encoding Fmu (Sun) domain protein (PFAM: Fmu (Sun) domain protein~KEGG: rec:RHECIAT_CH0000342 tRNA and rRNA cytosine-C5-methylase (RNA methyltransferase) protein): MRLGGRLEGAISVLADIDARKRPVADALKDWGLAHRFAGSGDRAAIGNIVYDALRMRLSHAWLMDDDSPAAIAHAVMFRQWGFTPDRLATELADDKFAPAPLSADAVAAFQSRSLDDAPPHIRGDIPEWVQPSFEQAFGAGWLAEAQALAARPTLDLRANSLKASRDKVVKALERANAHAAKIARYGIRIAAGEGASRLPNVTAELSFQKGWFEVQDEGSQIVADLVLAHDGEQVLDYCAGGGGKTLAMAAAMQNKGQVHAYDADRKRLAPIIERLKRAGTRNVQVHDDARALAALAGRCDKVLVDAPCTGTGTWRRRPDTKWRLTAKNLDERTAQQQDALAQASSFVKSGGELIYVTCSVLPQENEEQARRFTADNPDFQIVSALPAWDQLFGKDAPRPHSSDGLSVTLTPASTDTDGFFFCRMQRKG, from the coding sequence ATGCGTCTGGGCGGCCGCCTCGAAGGGGCGATTTCTGTGCTCGCGGACATCGATGCCCGCAAGCGGCCTGTCGCCGACGCGCTGAAGGACTGGGGCCTTGCGCACCGCTTCGCCGGCTCCGGCGATCGTGCTGCGATCGGCAACATCGTCTATGACGCACTGCGCATGCGGCTTTCCCATGCATGGCTGATGGATGACGACAGTCCTGCTGCCATTGCCCATGCCGTCATGTTCCGCCAATGGGGTTTCACACCTGACCGTCTTGCCACTGAGCTGGCGGATGACAAATTTGCGCCGGCGCCGCTTTCAGCCGACGCTGTTGCGGCCTTTCAAAGCCGCTCGCTCGACGATGCGCCGCCGCATATCCGCGGCGATATTCCCGAATGGGTCCAACCCTCCTTCGAACAGGCCTTCGGCGCCGGATGGCTCGCCGAGGCACAGGCGCTCGCCGCCCGCCCGACGCTCGATCTGCGCGCCAACAGCCTCAAGGCGTCCCGCGACAAGGTCGTCAAGGCGCTCGAAAGAGCCAACGCGCATGCTGCGAAGATCGCCCGCTACGGCATCCGGATTGCCGCTGGCGAAGGCGCCTCGCGTCTTCCCAACGTGACAGCCGAGCTTTCGTTCCAGAAAGGCTGGTTCGAAGTTCAGGACGAGGGATCACAGATCGTCGCTGACCTGGTGCTCGCCCATGATGGCGAACAGGTTCTCGACTATTGCGCCGGCGGCGGCGGCAAGACGCTCGCCATGGCCGCGGCCATGCAGAACAAGGGACAGGTTCACGCCTATGACGCCGACCGCAAACGGCTGGCGCCGATCATCGAGCGGCTGAAGCGGGCGGGCACACGCAATGTCCAGGTGCATGACGATGCCAGGGCGCTCGCCGCCCTTGCCGGACGCTGCGACAAGGTGTTAGTCGACGCGCCCTGCACCGGCACCGGCACATGGCGCCGCCGCCCCGATACGAAATGGCGGCTGACGGCGAAGAACCTCGACGAACGCACCGCCCAGCAACAGGACGCGCTGGCGCAGGCGAGCAGCTTCGTCAAATCAGGCGGCGAACTGATCTATGTGACCTGCTCGGTCCTGCCCCAAGAGAACGAGGAACAGGCGCGCCGCTTCACGGCTGACAATCCTGATTTTCAGATCGTCAGTGCCCTGCCTGCCTGGGATCAGCTCTTCGGAAAGGACGCCCCGCGTCCGCACTCTTCCGACGGCCTGTCGGTGACTTTGACCCCCGCTTCCACCGATACAGACGGCTTCTTCTTCTGCCGCATGCAGCGGAAGGGCTGA
- a CDS encoding protein of unknown function DUF1111 (PFAM: protein of unknown function DUF1111~KEGG: ret:RHE_CH00303 hypothetical protein), translating into MSHAPARRFFASVALCATIAGFSVSIAAGFDLPRKRTDLSEADLKRVAAVTRPTADFSKAEQYEAMQAGATTSIDPVTEDSFSHISANIPFEEEQNFKLGNALFRKLWVSAPSSTQASDGLGPLFNARSCMSCHVNDGRGKPPEGGPSATSMFLRLSRAATTPEEEKAVASADVVNFPDPVYGHQLQDLAVPGLAAEGKMAISYQEERVTLGDGETVSLRLPSYAVTNLGYGPLHPATTISPRVASAMIGLGLIEAIPEADILAHADPDDADGDGISGKAAIVRDHRSGKIALGRFGWKAQNATVRDQSADAFANDIGISTPDHPDAQGDCTRAEEKCRDMPTGVQKRLGAEEAPGPILDLVTFYSGNLAVPARRKASFPETLQGKRIFYESGCISCHLPKFVTRRDTPDKAQSFQLIWPYSDFLLHDMGDGLADGQQVGLASGREWRTPPLWGIGLTRTVSGHSFFLHDGRARDLTEAILWHGGEAEKARNAFSSLPKDDRAALITFLESL; encoded by the coding sequence ATGTCGCATGCCCCGGCCCGCCGATTTTTCGCCAGCGTAGCGCTCTGCGCCACGATTGCCGGTTTTTCCGTCAGCATCGCCGCCGGTTTCGATCTGCCGCGGAAACGCACCGACCTCTCCGAGGCCGATCTGAAACGCGTCGCCGCCGTCACCCGGCCGACAGCGGATTTTTCCAAGGCCGAACAATACGAAGCCATGCAGGCAGGGGCTACGACCTCGATAGACCCTGTCACCGAAGACAGCTTCTCGCATATTTCGGCCAATATCCCCTTCGAGGAAGAGCAGAATTTCAAGCTCGGCAACGCGCTCTTCCGCAAGCTCTGGGTGTCCGCTCCCTCCTCGACGCAGGCTTCCGATGGTCTCGGGCCGCTGTTCAACGCCCGCTCCTGCATGAGCTGCCATGTCAATGACGGCCGCGGCAAACCACCGGAGGGAGGCCCGAGCGCCACCTCGATGTTCCTGCGGCTTTCCCGCGCCGCCACGACGCCGGAGGAAGAAAAGGCGGTCGCAAGTGCCGATGTCGTCAATTTTCCCGATCCGGTCTACGGCCATCAGCTGCAGGACCTTGCCGTTCCCGGCCTTGCTGCAGAAGGAAAGATGGCGATCAGCTACCAGGAAGAGAGGGTGACGCTCGGCGACGGCGAGACCGTATCGCTGCGCCTGCCGAGTTATGCGGTGACGAACCTCGGTTATGGACCACTCCACCCCGCGACGACGATTTCGCCGCGTGTCGCCTCGGCGATGATCGGCCTCGGACTGATCGAGGCCATTCCCGAGGCCGATATCCTGGCCCATGCCGATCCTGATGATGCCGACGGCGACGGCATCTCCGGCAAGGCAGCAATCGTGCGCGACCACCGCAGCGGCAAGATCGCGCTCGGACGATTCGGCTGGAAGGCACAGAACGCCACGGTGCGCGACCAGAGTGCCGATGCCTTCGCCAACGATATCGGCATCTCGACGCCCGATCACCCGGATGCGCAGGGCGATTGCACCCGGGCCGAAGAGAAATGCCGTGATATGCCAACCGGCGTGCAGAAGCGGCTGGGCGCCGAAGAAGCGCCGGGGCCCATTCTCGACCTCGTCACCTTCTATTCCGGAAATCTTGCCGTTCCGGCGCGGCGCAAGGCGAGTTTCCCCGAGACGCTGCAGGGCAAGCGGATCTTCTACGAAAGCGGCTGTATTTCCTGCCATCTGCCGAAATTCGTCACCCGCCGGGATACGCCGGACAAGGCACAGTCCTTCCAGCTGATCTGGCCCTATTCCGACTTTCTTCTGCACGACATGGGCGACGGGCTTGCCGACGGGCAGCAGGTCGGCCTTGCAAGCGGACGTGAATGGCGCACGCCGCCGCTATGGGGTATAGGACTGACCCGAACTGTCAGCGGACACAGCTTTTTCCTGCATGACGGCCGTGCGCGTGATCTCACCGAAGCGATCCTCTGGCATGGCGGCGAAGCTGAAAAGGCCCGCAACGCTTTCTCCTCCCTGCCGAAAGACGACAGGGCGGCCCTGATTACATTCCTGGAGTCACTTTGA